A segment of the Pan paniscus chromosome 9, NHGRI_mPanPan1-v2.0_pri, whole genome shotgun sequence genome:
GCCAGAGCCTGGGAACCTCTCAGAGAAGGTCTCTCACTTGGAGTCCATGCTCAGGAAGCTGCAGGAGGACCTGCAGAAGGTGAGGGGTGGGCTGAGCTTGGGGGGAGTCACAGGGCTGCCCCAGGAAAGGGGCTGGCGGCTCTGACTCCTGTCTCCCCGGCACCCCAGGAGAAGGCGGATAGGGcggccctggaggaggaggtgcgGAGCCTGAGACACAACAACCGGCGGCTGCAGGCGGAGTCTGAGAGTGCAGCCACACGCCTGCTCCTGGCCTCCAAGCAGCTGGGCTCACCCACCGCCGACCTGGCCTGAGCCCCGACCTGGCCTGAGCCGTCTGGAACCACCTGGGCCCCTGAGGGCACTGTGGTCACACTGGGCCCTCCTCAGGAACTCTCCCTGTGCAGAGGCGTGTCTTAGCACTGCCCCCCTCCCTAGCCCCTTATTTGGTGGCGGAAGTGGCCTCTACCCCTTCCCTGTTTGTAAATATTCTGTGGAGAAAAGAGGACTTCAGGGAGTAAAAAAGCCACTGATGTCTGTGTCTGAACATGTGTCCAAGACAGGGCAGGGCAAGGGGTTTTGCCTCCAGAggccccagccaaactcctcgGACCAGTCAGGACAGGCCCTGGGAACACTGGCTCAGAGATGGGCTGGCACTCACTGAGGGGTCCCTGAGGCCAGGCCACTGCTTGGCTTCTCTCCCATAACGTTTATTTGGTTCTGCAGGGAAGCAGGTGGCCACACCCGACAGCTACCCTGGCCATGCATCACAAGGCCCTGTGCCTCAGTGCAGGCCTCACTCTTCTCTCTGAAGCCACTGAGCCCCCAGGCCTTGTCCTCTCTCTACCCACCTGGCCACTTCTTGCAGGGCCCAATTCCAGAGGCGGTGGCATCTCCGCCTCAGTTGACTGGGGCTGTTTCTATGTCCTGGAGGAAACGGGCCCTTGACCCACTTCCCTCCTCACCAGCCTATGGTCCTCTCTGTTCCTCGCGAGGCCAGGCCTTTCCCCGAAGTGGCATCATCAAGTCCAAACTTGGGACTTTGTCTAAATCCTTTGGTTTCTGGACCTGAGGCCCAGATAGGGCAGACTTGCCCAGCATCTCATGCCTATTCCAGTCCCTTCCCTAGGCTGGCTGAAGCTCCATGGTGAGACCTAGGCCCTGGGTCTGTTAACTTAGGTGCTGGCAGGATGAGCTAGGCTCGGAGAAACAGAGCATCTGAGGATcaggaaggcttcatggaggaggtaaTATGAGGGCTGAGTTTTGAAGGTTGGGTAGGAGTTCACCAGGCAGAGACGTCAGAGGTATCCTGGTAGGACCAGTCTGGCTGAGGCCTGCTGGACTAGAGCCAAGGCACACCCAGGAACCCAGCGTCAAAGAAGCCGGATCAGAAAGGGTTGTAAAGGTGCACTAGGGATCCTGGGTTAGCAGTTTCCAAGACTGCCACTTTTTCCTGGTTGTGGACTAGTGTGGAAGGCTGTGGTCACTGAGGGTGTGTCTGCAGAAAACTCGGATCTGGTCTTGTGGTTGATGTTTGAAGGGAGATTGATGGGGTGAGATCTGGATGTCAGAGCTCTTTGGCTGCAGGGAGGCGGCTGTAGCCGCAGTCCAGTGGGAGGTCTAGTGGTGACTTAAACTCAGTGATAGCGGTGACAGCGGGGAGAAGTGGGCAGATTTTCCAGGACCTCGTGGAAGGACTGGACGCAAGTTACTAAGGGAAGAGGCGGCATCTACGGTAGTGGCCAGGTTTCCGGCTGGAGCCCTTGGAAggtggcagggccagggctgaCAAGGAAAAGGAGAGGCAGGCTGGGGATGGCTGAGGTCATTTGGAACAGGATGAGTTTGAGAGGCCCGAGGACGTCAGAGTGGAGATGTCCAGGGGCTGGTGCGCAGGGGAGAGAGATCTGGGTTGGATACGAGGACTTGGAGCTGCTGAGCCATGAGCATGATGGGGTCATTCACGAATGAGAGAAGAACCAGGAGAGGTCTTCGTGGGTCACGGGAGGTCGCGGGACCGAGAAAGCCAAGATGAGGGAGGCGCAGCCTGGGCTGCAGGGCCTTGGCTCCCTGGTTTCCCTCTGGGCCTCGGGTCGCGGACCTCCGGTCGGGGTCCCTGCGCAGCTCAGCCGTCGGCTTCCTCAGCGTTAGGAGCCTTCTCACCCCGCCCGCTTCCTCCCCGGCCCCGCCTCCCAGGCGCTCCCCGGCAGCTTCGCCTGGGTCCTGACCTGGCCACCGCGAGCCCGGGCTCCGCCCCTCGCGTGGGAGTTCCGCCGAGGCCCGCCCTCGCTCCAAGCCCCGCCCCTGGCCGCCCCCCCGGAGCCAGAGCCCCGGGGAAAACGCCACTTCCTCGACGGAGTTGGCCTGCCGTCTCGCCGGCGCCGCCCGTCGGAGCCTGCACCCAGGGCCTTTTCTGTTCCTAGGAGACTCGCTGAATTTTGGGACGCGTCCCGCTGACGATAACTCCTTTTCCCCTGCTATTGTCCTCCCGCGACGGTGCGAAGCCCAAACGAAGACGCCATCGGCCTCGGCGGGGATTTTCCCCAGACGCTGGACCCGGCCTCCGGTTGCTGAGGGCTCCTTGTGCGCCTGCGCAGTCGAGAAGGGGGCCCACGCCGGCCAGCGCTTTTTGCGGCTGCGCTTGCGCTGGGGCAAAGCGGAAGTACGTCCAGCTGTAGCCCTTGTGGGCTGCCGCTGGGCCTTTGTTTTTGGCTTCCTGAGGCTGTGGATTGAAGATTTCACCGTTCCTCCCAGAACAGAGTATCAAAGCATCGGTGGGCCGGGTAGATCTTTACCTGGCACCACACATTCCCCAAGAGAAGCACACACTCCCTGGGCCACCCAAGGAATTTGGCCCCATCACATCTTTCGAACATCGTTTCTCTTACCTCTGACGCTGGCTAGTCCCTCTTTGAGATCCACTCTCAGCTGATCTAAGACCTGGAGCTAATGGGGCCTCTTGGAAGACTCCTGAAACTGCTCCATCCCCACAGCCAGCGGGCTCTACTAGGCTCTCAGTGTGCTAGGACTCTTGCCTTAGCTGCCCGTTTTCATCCACTGGACGGTAACTCGGGGTTTCCAAGGGCATTCTCAGACTGCAAGCTCTCAGAGGACAGTACACGCATTCACCCAGCTCTCTACCACCAATGTCTGGCCTGATGTGACTAGCAAAATGTGTGCTCAGTGTTTGCTGAAAAAAAGCGGATCTCTAGCCAGCTTGGCAACAGATTTATTAGTTCAGAGTAGAAAGAGCAAGAGTCCAAGTGCTTTGATTGTTCAGTAAAAACTATGCCTCCTGACTGGAGAGCTGCCAGCCTGCTCTCCCCCACTCTTAACAACTTACCCTACTATTAAGGCACTTGAGAAGAGGGAGAGCAGGGAAGTCCCAGACCAAACCCCTTCTGGATCCTGGAGAGAGCCAGTGCTGTTGCACTGGTTTCCTTCAGCCATGGTTGAGCAAGGAGAGAGCCGGCAGAGACCTCTGTAGGGCAGGAAGGCCAGCCCCTCAAACGCTGGTGTTAGGCACAGGGACAATGCCAGTGCCATACAGGGGCTGGTACCTGGGGCGTTATTTTGATTAAGCTGTAATGAATCCATGATGGAAGACACTTGATAAGGCTTTGTGGGCTCAAAGGCCTTACCTCCAGCCTGCTTCTGTCTCTAGGAGAGTACCAGAAGCTGGAGGATGGGGATGGGGGACCCCAGAGTTCCCTACAGAGAAGGGAGCTGACCATCAGGACAGGGGAAAAGTTTGAGTTTCCCCAGCTCCCCCCTTTCCAGAGAAGTTAATGCTTCTGCTTAAGCACctccaaaaagagagagagatacagatactgacaataaaagaataaaatatgccTCCCCCCTCCAAGGAAGACATCCACAAAGTTGGGGGCAGTTGGAACACACCCCACCAGAATCCGTAAGTGCTTTTGGAGGGCTTCAATCCCCTGCAACCCAGTGCTCTGGGGAGGGCAGGCGTCACCCCCTTAGGAGCTGATCTGACTCAGCAGGGCTGAGAAGTCCATGTCCGCAATGGAGGAGAAGTCTTCATCTCCTGAAAGGAGGCCATTGGGGAGCCCCGGGGCCCCCAGTGGAGCAGGAGCTGGGTCGGGGGGCCTCTGGGCCCCTGTCACTAGGCGAGTTATAGCCTCAGGGTACTCCATCAGCATGGGCTCAGTTGTGTGGGGGGCCACAGGTATGCCCTGGTTCAGCAGCTGCTGAAACTCGGAGTTGTCGACGGATGCCAGGTCTGTGAACACAGCTGGGTCTGTGCTGTTGCCAAGCAAGGCCCCCAGGTCTTCATCATCAAACTGCAGCTGCAGCAGGGCCTCTGACAGCGTTCCTTCCCCAGCCTGGGTGGGCTTGGGGGCAGGTGGGGCCACAGCCTGAGGAGGGCCTGGGGCTAGGACTGGgacaggggctggggcctgggccaGAGCTGATaccatggctggagcaggggcaggggctggagCCTGGGGCAGGACTTGGGGAGGGGCCGGGGCCAAGGCCGAGGCCTGGCTGATCTGCCCGGAAGGAAACACCATGGTGGGAAACTCATCATAGTTGATGGTGCTCAGGGATGACGTAAAGGGATAGGGCTGGGGtgctggaggagagagagagagaggcaggggtcAGAGAAAGCCCTAGAGATCCACCCCGTCCTCTGTACCCCAGCCCCTCTTCATGGTGCTTAGGCTCAATCCCTCTCTAGGGAGTCACTGCCAACACCCTATCTCCTTCCTCCTACCCCATCTGACCCAGCCTGTAGGGTCCAGTTCTAGCCACACCTCCACCTTGGAGTCCTCCCTGACTACTCAAGCCCACGAAACTCTTCCAGCCTTTTAGAGGAAGGGACACTTGGAGAGATAAGCTGGACTCCTCAGTTTACAGCTGAAAAACTAAGTCCTGAGAGGCAATGAGCCCATGGAGCACCAAGTGAGCAGCGGCCTGAAGTGCAGAGCTTGTCAGTTTTTGAGCCTCACACCGGCACACACATCTTGCTAATTTAGAGGTGATTTTTGTTCCCCCAATTCAAGTGAGAGATGAGAgcagagattctgcatttttaacttcTGATTCCCAAGATACCCAATATAGAATTTAAGTGGCACGGTGGTTCCCAGGCTTCAGTGTGCGTTAGCATCCCAGGAAGTCGCTGGTTCCTGCGCCATCCTTTCAAAgcctctgattcagtaggtccgTAATGGGGCCCAAGAGTCTGCATCTCCACTGCTCCTCAGCTGAGCAGAGCTGAACCTGTCGTTCCAGTGGGACAAAAGGAAATCCTTACCTGGCTTGGGGACAGAAGCTGAGCTGCGGGAAGGCACAGCAATGCGTCGAGGTGGAGGCCGGGGGTCGGTGGGTCCTGTAGGGCAAGGGCTAGGTCAGTTCTCAGCCCCAGGGTGTCCCCTCCCTGCCCGCTGCCTTCCTCTCTGGCTTTCCCAGTCCCCATCTCACCGCTGAAAGGACTCTTCTTCATGATGCTCTTGAAGGTCTCATATGTCCTTTTACGTTTCTCCTCAATCCGGTGACGATCGTCTGGGAAAGTAAGGGGGAGAAGTGGGACTTGCTCTCCTCAGGTGGGCCCCCGACGCTCTCAAAGGTCCCTCAGGAGGAAGGCGAGGAGCCAGGCTTTCCCAAGACCCATTCTCCCAACCTTCTCTGCCAATGAGAAGGGATGTGTGACACTCAGCAGTTCTGAGAATCCCACAGCTTTTGGAGGCCTCTGTTGGCTGAATCTGCCCCTCTAAGACCACATGGTGAGGCCGAGTACAGGGGCCATGCTCTGGGCAAAGAGGAGCCCTGGGGGGCCCCAGCCTCCAGCTCACACCTTCCTGCACTGCTCACATGCTGGCTCATTGTCAGCCTCCACCCAGGCCTGGCGAGAATTTCTTGGCAGTCTGGGGCAGCTGAGGCACAACTGCCTTAAGACTTCAGCAGAGACTCTTATTCTTATCTCTAATGGTTTCATATTTTAGTCAGAGCTTTCAGAACTGTCTTTCTAATTACAGTGGTACTTCAGTAGCTCCAAAGCACTTCAATTCCATCAATTCAAAGACAACCTCATCATCCCTCAAAAACTAGGTTCTTTCTCCTGCATTCCCTGACCATCCATCTGCCATCTGCCCTGTCACCAAAGCTAGAAACCTTGGAATGATTATCTTCTTTTCTCTCACTCCCCACCAGTAACTTGACAcatatttatcaagcacctactatgtgccagccccCCTTCTAGACACTGGGGATGTGGCCGTGAGTATGCACACAAGGTGTCTGCTCCCAAAAAGTTGGCATCCTAGTGAAAAAGTGAGAGGGACACAACCATATATACAAACCAGAAAATctctgccaggcgtggtggctcacgcctgtaatcccagcactttgggaggtcgaggcgggtggatcacgaggtcaagagatcgagaccaccctggccaacatggtgaaaaccccgtctctactaaaaatacaaaaaattagccggatgtggtggcgggtgcctgtagtcccagctactcgggaggctgaggcagggagaatcacttgaacccgggaggtggaggttgcagtgagccgagattgcaccactgcactccagcctgggcgacaagagtgagactctgtcacaaacaaacaaacaaacaaacaaaacaaaaccagaaaatctCAAGTGACGGTGGTCCAGGGACGATATGGTGATATAACAATACTGGAAGTGAGGTCAGGACAGTCTAAATGTAGAGGGAAGGACTAATTTAGAGGTCAGGGAAGGactggcatgagccacttgcATTAAAACCTTGGGCATTCCAAGCAGAGGCAACAGCTAGACACAGGTCCTGAGGTGAGACTGAGCTTGGTCTATAAGACGCAAAACGGCTGCAGGGCTGAAGGGTAACTGAGGACAGTGGTGGAGATGTGATCTTGCTCTGCTATTCCTTCTGTAAGGTTTGTGCCGCATCTTCTCTTCCTGGACTACAGCAACATTTCCAGAATGGCCTCCCTGCTTtgagtctctctgtctctgatcTTCTACACGTGGCCTCCTGAGTCAACTTCCAAATCTGCTCCTGTCACCTCTCTGCTTAGAGGCCTTCAGCTTAACCAGGCCCTCCTATCTCTGAGCCTGCTCACTGCCCAACATCAGCTCAAACCACGAAGGTGGCCCTGAACAGGCCGTGCAGTTGCCAACACCCCTTCCCTTCCAGGTGCTGGGCCACCTGCCTGGAGAACACACTTCCGTGTCTTTCTCCAGCTTCAATGCCACCTTCTCCATGCAGCTGTCTCCAGCTCCCTGGAGGCCACCGTGCCCCCGTGCTTCTCTGCGCACACCTCCATTTCACATTTCATTCCGTGACTTAAGGATCTGTTTTGCACATTTGTCTTCCTCAAGTGACTGAGACTCTGAAGGGCAGGGAGCATGTCTTACTCATTTTTTGTATTCACAATACCTGGCACAGGCCCTGGTACCAAGTGGACACTCAAACCTCGACCAAAATGTGGCTGGGCTGTATGGTAGTGACAAGACAACCAGTGTGGCAAAAGGATCCTGAAGCCAGATGGCCTGGGTTCCAACGCTGACTCTGCTAgactctgctacttactagccACGTGAACCCAGGCAAGTTGGACACTATCTCCTACTTCAAAAGGGTCATGAGATTAAAATCAGGTAATCCAGTGAAGTGCCTGGAATAGGGGCAGATGTGTAGTACTAGCTCAATGTCTGaggtatcattattattaaatgaGGCAAGAAATGGATTCCAGTTTCTTGGATCCCAAGCTCTGACTCCAGCTTCTGGCCCTCAACTACAGCCCCAGACATGCAGTCTTGGCCTCTCTCTCACGGCACAGAGCCCAGCTGCCCTGATGCTGCCACCCCAGCTGTGTACCTGTATCTGGCAGGTACTGGAATTCCATGGGCTCACTGAGCTCCCGGTCGGAAGGCCGCCGCAGCTGCATGGAGACACGCACAGGAGCCTGCAGGCTGGGGTCTGCGTAGGGAGGGGTCCGGAACACAATGGCCACTTGTCGGTGCACGTCAGCTTGCGAAAAGGAGCCTCGGGCCTCCCAGCCTGGTCCCGTGAAATACACCTCAATGTCCTCTGCAGGAGATGCGGTGGCAGTGTGGGTCAGTGTGTCTAACCCTCCATGGTCTCCCCCTCAACTTCTGATGCTTGTCTTCTGATACATCACCCTTCGGCCCACCTGAGGCCCCCGAGGCACAGGAGGAAGTATTCAAAGCCAGTTACCTGACACTCCACTTCTCTGCTCAGCTTCACCCCTTGCTCCCAAGAGCCCACCCCTGCCTCCTGATGTATACCTTTCTGCACCTTGTCACACAGTAGGAAGATCTCATCCCCACCGAGGCAGCTGCCAGAGTTTCGGTTCACTCGGCAGATCTTGAGCTCGGCAGTGTTGGGGGCACCTGAGGCAGTGAAAACAAGGGAGGATGACCTGAGCCACGAGAGGTCCCCAGGGTGGCCTGCAGGAGATGCAACTTCCCTGCCCAGCCCAGAGTCAAGGTTGCCCAGAGCTTGCCACCTACACCTTTGTAGCCAAAGTCAGACCTTCTTATTAGCTCCTCACCCCAACCGATTCAACAAGTATTTGCCTACTGTGCGCTCAACACTGATCTAAGCAAGAATACGACCACACACAAAACCCAAACCTCTCTGCTCTCCCGGAGCTTATAGTCCAGTGGGTGCCAATCTGATCACACTCTTTCTCCACCTGACCAAAGCGATCTTTAAGGCCAGTCCATACCCACCTTGGCAATGAGCCCTTCCCTCCTGACCCCCAGTTTATCCTGGCTTCCCATCCTTGGGGCTCCAGATTCGTTTTATTTCCATTCATCCTGCTGGTTACTTAATTAAAGACTGCAGCTGATCAGTCAGCCCAATTCATCTGTGGGCTTCCATCACTGAATCATCATTCTCGAACACTATCTTGTTCCTGGGAGTTCATTTCCTAGAGTCATTATCGCAGTTGTGGGCACACCACCTTCTCATCACACAATACTGAAAATGCCCATCTCCCATCAGACTCTCTGCTAGACTTCCTGCCAGGCCAGAGCTACACCTCAAGGACAGCTCTGGGTCTTCTTTGCCCTCTCTCCCCAGCCAACAAAGAGCTGGGCAGAGAAGAGGAGACAAATACGCAAGATGATTGAATGAAGCCAGAGCGCCTCTTGCAGGCCACACTCACCCCAACCCCCTTCCTCCTATTCAGGCCCACCCTCTCCCCTTCCTGCGTCTCCCTCGCTACTCACGATTGTCAAAGATGGGATGAGAAAGGACAGGCGGCAGGCGGAGGGGCCTGCCTGATGGGTCCCGCACTGTCACCTGGAAGCAGAGCCGCACAGCATTCAGGTCGTAGTCCCCACGCTGCTCTTCTATAGGAACTGCCAAGAAAACAGGCGATCAGGAGAGCAGGGGAAGTGGGGATATAGGTGCTATCAGTGGGGGCAGGGAGCTCTGCGCTGGGAGGGCCGCTGGTGCGTGTGTGAAACACAAGTCCTAGAGGAGGCAGAACCCAGCACTGACTCCACTGTGGCCTGAATGTCATGTCCCCtcctgggactcagtttcccaaTGGTAAAGTGGGAGAGTACTGAATGGGCACCAAGATTCCAGCTTTACTGTGTCTTGGCCAGTGAGGGAGATGCAGGAAAGGCGGGCTGGGGAGGGTGACAGAGGGTGCGGGTGTGGCAGGCAGGTTTGCCCTCACCTTGGAAGGGGTTGTTGTTGGTCTGGATGCGCTGACTGATAGCCTGCTCCAGGTCCCGCTTCTTCACACACTGGATTCCCAGGTTCTGGAAACTGAGCGCCCCCAGTCGTCTGTCCCACTGTCTCTCACAGAGCCCGGACCTTCCTGCCTTGCCCAGTCTGCTCCTTCCTACTCTGCCCACCCCTAGATCATCGCTCCATGCCTAACCCTCTCCAGTGGCTTCCTACTGTGCTGCAACGAACCCTGTCCCTTCACTCAGCTGACAAGCACCTCcgtgcccctgcccctgccagccTCCCTGTGGGCTCCCTGCTTACAGCCACCGGGGCTCCTTTTCCACTCTCTAAACACAGGACACTCATTCCCacctcaaggcctttgcacttgTTTGGTCGGCTTGGAATGTTCTTTTCCtacttctctcctccttctcacCATTCAAGTCTTAGCTgagggaggccttccctgacctcccaaTCTAAAGTCatcacacaccagctcccctaaCTCCCCCACCCCAGGTTATCCTTCTATCCTATGACCTCGTTTTATTTTCAGGACTGAAACTGTTACTCTGACAGCACCTTGTTTATttatctgtgtatttatttatttttaagagacacagtatcgggccgggtgcggtggctcaagcctgtaatcccagcactttgggaggccaagacaggcagatcacaaggtcaggagattgagaccatcctggctaacacggtgaaaccctgtctctactaaaaaatacaaaaacttagccagacgtggtggcaggcacctgtagtcccagctactcgggaagctgaggcaggagaatggcatgaacccggaaggtggaggttgcagtgagctgagatcgcgccactgcactccagtctggggacagagcaagactcttgtcttaaaaaaaaaaaaaaaaaaaaagacaaggtgtCGCCCTGCCAcccaagtgcagtggtgcaatcatagcttgccGCAGCagtcacctcctgggctcaggcgatcctcccacctcagcctccctgggactataggcgcatgccaccatacccagctaatttcttattttttgtagacatggggtctcactatgttgccttggctagtcttgaattcctaggctcaagagatcttcctgccttggcctcccgaagtgctaggattataagcatgagccactatgcccggcctgtATATTTTTTTACAGCCTGTCTCTGTCAACTGCAATGCCAACTCCAGGGGAGAGTGCTGGTTCAATGGTTT
Coding sequences within it:
- the RELA gene encoding transcription factor p65 isoform X2, with the protein product MDELFPLIFPAEPAQASGPYVEIIEQPKQRGMRFRYKCEGRSAGSIPGERSTDTTKTHPTIKINGYTGPGTVRISLVTKDPPHRPHPHELVGKDCRDGFYEAELCPDRCIHSFQNLGIQCVKKRDLEQAISQRIQTNNNPFQVPIEEQRGDYDLNAVRLCFQVTVRDPSGRPLRLPPVLSHPIFDNHDRHRIEEKRKRTYETFKSIMKKSPFSGPTDPRPPPRRIAVPSRSSASVPKPAPQPYPFTSSLSTINYDEFPTMVFPSGQISQASALAPAPPQVLPQAPAPAPAPAMVSALAQAPAPVPVLAPGPPQAVAPPAPKPTQAGEGTLSEALLQLQFDDEDLGALLGNSTDPAVFTDLASVDNSEFQQLLNQGIPVAPHTTEPMLMEYPEAITRLVTGAQRPPDPAPAPLGAPGLPNGLLSGDEDFSSIADMDFSALLSQISS
- the RELA gene encoding transcription factor p65 isoform X1, which gives rise to MDELFPLIFPAEPAQASGPYVEIIEQPKQRGMRFRYKCEGRSAGSIPGERSTDTTKTHPTIKINGYTGPGTVRISLVTKDPPHRPHPHELVGKDCRDGFYEAELCPDRCIHSFQNLGIQCVKKRDLEQAISQRIQTNNNPFQVPIEEQRGDYDLNAVRLCFQVTVRDPSGRPLRLPPVLSHPIFDNRAPNTAELKICRVNRNSGSCLGGDEIFLLCDKVQKEDIEVYFTGPGWEARGSFSQADVHRQVAIVFRTPPYADPSLQAPVRVSMQLRRPSDRELSEPMEFQYLPDTDDRHRIEEKRKRTYETFKSIMKKSPFSGPTDPRPPPRRIAVPSRSSASVPKPAPQPYPFTSSLSTINYDEFPTMVFPSGQISQASALAPAPPQVLPQAPAPAPAPAMVSALAQAPAPVPVLAPGPPQAVAPPAPKPTQAGEGTLSEALLQLQFDDEDLGALLGNSTDPAVFTDLASVDNSEFQQLLNQGIPVAPHTTEPMLMEYPEAITRLVTGAQRPPDPAPAPLGAPGLPNGLLSGDEDFSSIADMDFSALLSQISS